In a genomic window of Mustela nigripes isolate SB6536 chromosome 8, MUSNIG.SB6536, whole genome shotgun sequence:
- the LOC132023119 gene encoding uncharacterized LOC128125816 homolog — protein MPASSTIHVLQLLRELLAFVLLSYTVLIGALLLAGWTTYFLVLK, from the coding sequence ATGCCGGCCTCGTCCACCATCCACGTGCTGCAGCTGCTGCGAGAGCTGCTGGCCTTCGTGCTCCTCAGCTACACAGTGCTCATCGGGGCGCTGTTGCTGGCCGGCTGGACCACCTACTTCCTGGTGCTGAAGTGA